A stretch of Kaistella flava (ex Peng et al. 2021) DNA encodes these proteins:
- a CDS encoding type I restriction endonuclease: MKFNEDSRVKIPALLHLLRLGYQYIPLNQQNRIEDNNIFSEIFIAQISKINGITEEEAKRVLDDINLELDYEDLGKKFYERLVATSGVKLIDFEDFNNNSFHITTELSCKAGDEEFRPDITVLINGLPFAFIEVKKPHNKEGVINERNRINTRFKNKQFRRFVNISQLLVFSNNMEYEDGIVEPIFGAFYATPSYEQVNFNYFREDLDYPVKQTLGIIDEKTENDLLKDNNLVVIKNSPEYITNKQENTPTNRILSSLFSKERLQFILRYSIAYVEEENTGKISYQKHIMRYPQIFATQAIAAKLEAGQNKGIIWHTQGSGKTALAFFNVKHLTDFYSKKGIIPKFYFIVDRIDLLIQASSEFNNRGLKVNSVNSKQDFIKDLQVIGALHNDSGVPEITVVNIQKFSEDATVFKNIEYDINVQRVYFLDEAHRSYNPKGNYLANLINSDRNAVIIALTGTPLLKEVAKEYDSKMLFGNYFHKYYYNMSIADGYTLRLIREQIEGNFKIEMKEVMDQIKVLQGDITTRNIYAHPKFAEPLLDYITKDLIKFRKDLEDTTLGGLVVCDSADQAKELFRLFQEKYGEQETDASLLMVAEPRARYGRDEEVKLTSALILHDENDKSIRKELINAYKKAKVDILFVYNMLLTGFDAKRLKKLYLARVIQDHNLLQTLTRVNRPYKKYQYGYVVDFADISKAFDRTNKLYFDELQDQLGDEMEMYSYLFKTEEEIQQEIKEIKETLFHYDTQNRELFSQQIAQINDKSKLTQLIKALRTAKELKNIIAVNGYEALDGIADFEIWNRLLIEAQGRLDNLNFVESIGNEEASKNLLNTALEDIIFQFIKVDESELVLADEFKNILRKARESLQNNFDQFDPQFVTLRQELERIFKKKNLSEINQSDMIENMHLLQKLYDQAKELNRKNALLKAKYENDEKYSRIHKRLSEKGDLNAKEMQLHKALMQVKQQVDDKLEGQEDLIKNEAFFKRYLLQLVVQEFKKKEQIEMDQAMKNNISNLIANEYLQQFQYR; this comes from the coding sequence ATGAAATTCAACGAAGATTCACGAGTTAAAATACCCGCTTTGCTGCATTTGCTGCGATTAGGTTATCAATATATTCCACTAAATCAACAAAATAGAATTGAGGATAATAATATTTTTTCTGAAATTTTCATTGCACAAATTTCAAAAATAAATGGAATAACGGAAGAAGAAGCAAAACGTGTTTTAGACGACATTAATCTTGAATTGGATTATGAAGATTTAGGGAAAAAGTTTTATGAACGATTGGTTGCCACTTCAGGAGTTAAATTAATTGATTTTGAGGATTTTAATAATAATAGTTTTCATATTACGACAGAATTAAGTTGTAAAGCAGGCGATGAAGAATTTCGACCAGATATTACAGTTTTAATTAATGGTTTGCCTTTCGCATTTATTGAAGTTAAAAAACCACATAATAAAGAAGGGGTAATTAATGAACGTAACCGAATCAATACTCGTTTTAAAAACAAACAATTTCGTCGTTTTGTAAATATTTCTCAATTGTTGGTTTTCTCTAATAATATGGAATATGAAGACGGAATTGTGGAGCCAATTTTTGGCGCATTTTATGCAACGCCGTCTTATGAACAAGTCAATTTTAATTATTTCAGAGAAGATTTAGATTATCCTGTAAAGCAAACTTTGGGAATTATTGACGAAAAAACGGAGAATGATTTACTAAAAGACAATAATTTAGTTGTCATAAAAAATAGCCCTGAATATATTACCAATAAACAAGAAAATACGCCAACCAACCGAATTTTAAGTTCGTTATTTAGTAAAGAAAGGTTGCAGTTTATTCTGCGTTATTCGATCGCTTATGTAGAGGAAGAAAATACAGGCAAAATTTCTTACCAAAAACACATTATGCGTTATCCGCAAATTTTTGCAACGCAAGCCATTGCCGCAAAATTGGAAGCAGGACAAAACAAAGGGATCATTTGGCATACACAAGGTTCGGGGAAAACGGCTTTGGCATTTTTTAATGTAAAACATCTTACAGATTTCTATTCCAAAAAAGGAATAATTCCTAAGTTTTATTTTATTGTAGATCGTATTGATTTGCTTATTCAAGCTTCGAGTGAATTTAATAATCGCGGATTAAAGGTCAATTCTGTTAATTCTAAACAAGATTTTATCAAAGATTTACAGGTTATTGGTGCGTTGCATAATGACAGTGGAGTGCCAGAAATTACCGTGGTTAATATTCAGAAATTTTCGGAAGATGCGACAGTTTTTAAAAATATAGAGTATGATATTAATGTTCAACGGGTTTATTTTTTAGATGAAGCGCACAGAAGTTATAATCCTAAAGGAAATTATTTAGCAAATCTGATTAATTCAGATAGAAATGCGGTAATTATTGCTTTAACAGGAACTCCGCTGCTGAAAGAAGTGGCTAAAGAATATGATTCTAAAATGCTTTTCGGTAATTATTTTCACAAATATTACTACAATATGTCCATCGCAGATGGTTATACTCTGCGTTTGATTCGGGAACAAATTGAAGGAAACTTCAAGATAGAAATGAAAGAGGTGATGGATCAAATTAAAGTTTTACAAGGCGATATTACGACCCGAAATATTTATGCACATCCTAAATTTGCAGAACCTTTGTTGGATTATATTACCAAAGATTTAATCAAATTCAGAAAAGATTTAGAAGATACTACTTTAGGTGGTTTAGTGGTTTGTGATTCTGCAGATCAAGCGAAAGAATTGTTTCGATTGTTCCAAGAAAAATATGGTGAGCAAGAAACGGATGCAAGTTTATTGATGGTTGCTGAGCCAAGAGCAAGATATGGACGAGATGAAGAAGTTAAACTGACTTCAGCTTTAATTCTTCACGATGAAAATGACAAATCTATTCGTAAAGAATTAATCAATGCTTACAAAAAAGCTAAAGTTGATATTCTGTTTGTTTATAATATGTTGCTGACAGGTTTTGATGCGAAGCGTTTGAAAAAATTGTATTTGGCGCGAGTAATTCAAGATCACAATTTATTGCAAACATTGACAAGAGTTAATCGCCCTTACAAAAAATATCAGTACGGCTACGTTGTTGATTTTGCGGATATTTCCAAGGCATTCGATCGTACCAATAAATTGTATTTTGATGAATTGCAAGATCAGCTTGGCGATGAAATGGAAATGTATTCTTACTTATTCAAAACAGAAGAAGAAATCCAGCAAGAGATTAAAGAAATAAAAGAAACGCTATTTCATTACGACACCCAAAATAGAGAACTTTTCTCCCAACAGATTGCACAAATTAACGATAAGAGTAAGCTTACACAATTAATAAAAGCGTTAAGAACTGCCAAAGAATTAAAGAATATTATTGCCGTAAATGGTTATGAAGCTTTGGATGGAATTGCGGATTTTGAAATTTGGAATCGATTATTAATTGAAGCTCAAGGCAGATTGGATAATCTTAATTTTGTAGAAAGTATTGGTAATGAAGAAGCTTCAAAAAATTTATTGAATACTGCCCTAGAAGATATTATTTTTCAATTCATTAAAGTTGATGAGAGCGAATTGGTATTGGCAGATGAGTTTAAAAATATCTTACGCAAAGCACGAGAATCATTACAAAATAATTTTGATCAATTCGATCCTCAGTTTGTAACTTTAAGACAAGAATTAGAAAGAATTTTCAAGAAGAAAAACCTGAGCGAAATCAATCAATCTGATATGATTGAAAATATGCATCTTCTGCAAAAATTATACGATCAAGCCAAAGAACTTAATCGTAAGAATGCTTTACTAAAAGCCAAATACGAAAACGATGAAAAATACTCCAGAATCCATAAACGACTGAGCGAAAAAGGAGATCTTAATGCCAAAGAAATGCAATTACACAAGGCATTGATGCAAGTAAAGCAACAGGTTGATGACAAACTGGAAGGACAAGAAGATTTGATTAAAAATGAAGCATTTTTTAAACGTTATCTTTTACAATTGGTGGTGCAAGAATTTAAGAAAAAAGAGCAAATCGAAATGGATCAAGCAATGAAAAACAATATTAGTAATTTAATAGCAAACGAATATTTGCAACAATTTCAATACAGATGA
- a CDS encoding PD-(D/E)XK nuclease family protein, whose amino-acid sequence MTQITAPNIFKYATKELSQDAFLCWLFSFAAKKYDNSEFKQLHLLSLDILYQFIGDGKIDIREIEVKKQVHKIDIWIEINSNILIIIEDKTNSAAGKGQLEKYYDIATEYCNSNNFNDPICIYFKTGNEAKNVFSKSNVNGKWKYFSLEDLHKILHIYQKQIIHPYFQDFYQLNFERLQVKLEFEKYISKENQNGFRNDIIEAFYTRLEQDEVFTNWNYNDSIGNRTYYSNDYVFDSQKTNVYLQFDRLDLKLKVDLNKLREEKGPSYKKFQKELKKNNIELIYNDLRHLFLEDPKLKEKIIRPKKRATHNFLTFAVIPIDQWLFFNSDGKMNYKKSKDNIVKINKDLKVFTTSNQDRISAIVEAGFIK is encoded by the coding sequence ATGACGCAAATAACTGCACCAAATATTTTTAAGTATGCAACTAAAGAATTATCCCAAGATGCTTTTTTATGTTGGTTATTTTCATTCGCAGCAAAGAAATACGATAATTCTGAATTTAAACAATTACACTTGCTATCGTTAGATATATTATACCAATTCATAGGAGATGGTAAAATTGATATAAGAGAAATCGAAGTAAAAAAACAAGTACACAAAATTGATATTTGGATTGAAATTAATTCAAATATATTAATAATTATAGAAGATAAAACGAATAGTGCTGCAGGCAAGGGTCAGCTAGAAAAGTATTATGATATTGCAACAGAATATTGTAACAGTAATAATTTTAATGATCCAATTTGTATATATTTTAAAACTGGAAACGAAGCTAAAAATGTTTTTTCTAAATCCAATGTTAATGGTAAATGGAAATATTTTTCATTAGAAGATTTACACAAAATTCTCCACATTTATCAAAAGCAAATTATTCATCCATATTTCCAGGACTTTTATCAATTAAATTTTGAAAGACTACAAGTAAAGTTAGAATTTGAAAAGTACATTTCAAAAGAAAATCAAAATGGTTTTAGAAACGATATTATTGAAGCCTTTTATACAAGATTAGAACAGGACGAAGTTTTTACAAATTGGAATTATAATGATAGTATTGGCAACAGAACTTATTATTCAAATGACTACGTATTCGATTCCCAAAAAACGAACGTATATCTTCAGTTTGATCGATTAGACTTAAAGCTTAAAGTTGATCTGAATAAATTAAGAGAGGAAAAAGGACCTTCTTACAAGAAATTTCAAAAAGAACTAAAAAAAAATAATATTGAATTGATATATAATGATTTAAGACATTTATTTTTAGAAGATCCTAAATTAAAAGAAAAAATAATAAGGCCAAAAAAGAGAGCCACCCACAACTTCCTAACTTTTGCTGTAATACCAATTGATCAATGGCTTTTTTTTAATTCGGATGGGAAAATGAATTATAAAAAATCTAAAGATAATATTGTAAAAATAAATAAGGACTTAAAAGTTTTCACAACAAGTAATCAAGACAGGATTTCAGCTATCGTAGAAGCTGGATTTATAAAATAA
- a CDS encoding class I SAM-dependent DNA methyltransferase, whose amino-acid sequence MTQDINFMTKTKSLIDNLKSVCANYGLGNDGNEFKIITQVFLYKFLNDKFRYAVKKEMPKLAEAENFSIALKALSEDNYSDLIDALDPNIPRLQPEHLISHLFVKQNDSDFAKLFDDTLRQVSIENADVFSVKSFTGAKDTLFDELTQFISDSSQRDAYAKALINKLFEFSFEEMFEQKYDFFATIFEYLIKDYNTDSGGKYAEYYTPHSVARIMAQILVPEPVKGVKCYDPSAGSGTLLMSLAHEIGEENCTIYSEDISQKSSNMLRLNLVLNNLTHSIPNIIKTNTIALPSYLDTKFEYIVSNPPFKLDFSDFHADLDKDIFKKRFFAGIPNIPKSKKESMSIYLLFIQHIMYSLSDNGKAAIVVPTGFITAQSGIEKKIRERLIENGWLRGVVSMPSNIFASTGTNVSVLLLDKKADNQHIVLMDASKLGETVKEGKNQRTVLKPEEEAKIIDTFNQKIAVEDLSVVVSKEEISAKNYSFSAGQYFEVKIEYVDITAEEFSEKMNEFENNLQSLFAEGADLEKKIQENLKNLKFN is encoded by the coding sequence ATGACGCAGGATATTAATTTTATGACCAAAACCAAATCGTTGATTGACAACCTGAAAAGTGTTTGTGCCAACTATGGTTTAGGAAATGATGGAAACGAATTTAAAATCATAACGCAGGTATTTCTTTATAAATTTTTAAACGATAAATTTCGTTATGCCGTAAAAAAGGAAATGCCGAAATTGGCAGAAGCCGAGAATTTTTCTATTGCCTTAAAAGCACTTTCTGAAGATAATTATTCAGATTTAATAGATGCACTAGATCCAAACATTCCAAGATTGCAACCCGAACATTTGATTTCGCATTTGTTTGTAAAACAAAATGATAGCGATTTTGCGAAGTTATTTGATGATACTTTACGCCAGGTTTCGATTGAAAATGCTGATGTTTTTTCTGTAAAATCTTTTACAGGTGCAAAAGATACTTTGTTTGATGAGCTTACGCAGTTTATTTCAGATTCTTCCCAACGTGATGCTTATGCAAAAGCGTTGATCAATAAATTATTTGAATTTTCATTCGAAGAAATGTTTGAACAGAAATACGATTTCTTTGCTACTATTTTTGAATATTTAATAAAGGATTACAATACCGATTCTGGTGGTAAATATGCCGAATATTACACGCCACATTCAGTTGCTCGTATTATGGCTCAAATTTTAGTTCCAGAACCAGTAAAAGGGGTGAAATGCTACGATCCAAGTGCAGGATCTGGAACCTTGCTGATGAGTTTAGCCCACGAAATTGGCGAAGAAAATTGCACCATTTATTCCGAAGATATATCGCAAAAGTCGAGTAATATGTTGCGTTTAAATTTAGTTTTGAATAACCTGACGCACTCTATTCCGAATATTATCAAGACCAATACGATTGCATTACCTTCGTATTTGGATACAAAATTTGAATATATTGTTTCTAATCCGCCTTTTAAATTAGATTTTTCAGATTTCCACGCCGATTTAGATAAAGATATTTTCAAGAAAAGATTCTTTGCAGGAATTCCCAATATTCCGAAAAGCAAAAAAGAATCAATGTCAATTTATCTCTTATTCATTCAGCATATTATGTACAGTTTGAGCGATAACGGAAAGGCAGCAATTGTAGTTCCAACAGGTTTTATTACGGCTCAATCTGGAATTGAAAAGAAAATTAGAGAACGTTTGATAGAAAATGGTTGGCTTCGTGGCGTCGTAAGTATGCCTAGTAATATTTTTGCAAGTACAGGTACAAACGTTTCCGTTTTATTGTTGGATAAAAAAGCAGACAATCAACACATCGTATTGATGGATGCTTCTAAATTGGGAGAAACCGTAAAAGAAGGTAAGAATCAGCGAACCGTTTTAAAGCCCGAAGAAGAAGCTAAAATTATTGATACATTCAATCAGAAAATTGCAGTTGAAGATTTATCTGTTGTAGTAAGCAAAGAAGAAATTTCAGCAAAAAATTATTCTTTCTCGGCTGGACAATATTTCGAAGTAAAGATTGAATATGTGGACATTACTGCTGAAGAATTTTCAGAAAAGATGAATGAATTTGAAAATAATTTACAATCTCTTTTTGCAGAAGGTGCTGATTTGGAAAAGAAAATACAGGAGAATTTGAAAAATTTGAAATTCAATTAG
- a CDS encoding virulence RhuM family protein, translating into MINNPENQSNFIFYQSQDGTVQVQVVVDNDTETIWASQKAIGEIFSVTKSTISEHTTNIFDTNELERASTVRKIRTVQTEGNREVNREIEFYNLDFIIAVGYRVNSLQATQFRKWATSILKEYLIKGFVLDDDRLKQGNKLFGKDYFEELLERIRDIRSSERLFYQKITDIYATSIDYDAQSPITQEFYATVQNKLHWAIHHHTAAELIKLRANSQNTNMGLTSWKNEKKGGKILKTDVSVAKNYLNEAELIELNRVVTMYLDFAENMARRQKEMKMTSWISRLDAFLSFNEYDILKDAGKITAIVAKKVAESEYEKFKTIQDKIYQSDFDKMVEERKKRLKDG; encoded by the coding sequence ATGATAAACAATCCTGAAAATCAATCTAATTTTATTTTCTATCAGTCGCAAGATGGAACTGTGCAAGTACAAGTCGTTGTTGACAATGATACCGAAACTATTTGGGCTTCGCAAAAAGCGATTGGTGAAATATTTAGTGTTACTAAATCAACAATTAGTGAACATACAACTAATATATTTGATACCAATGAATTGGAGCGAGCGTCAACTGTTCGGAAAATCCGAACAGTTCAAACGGAAGGTAATCGTGAAGTAAACCGTGAAATTGAATTTTATAATCTCGATTTCATAATTGCTGTTGGTTACCGTGTAAATTCTTTGCAGGCTACACAATTTAGAAAGTGGGCAACATCAATTTTAAAAGAATATCTCATAAAAGGTTTTGTCTTAGATGATGACCGATTAAAACAAGGTAACAAACTTTTTGGTAAAGATTATTTTGAGGAGCTATTGGAACGCATTCGTGATATTAGATCCAGCGAAAGATTGTTCTATCAAAAAATCACAGATATTTATGCTACATCTATAGATTATGATGCACAATCACCCATTACACAAGAGTTTTACGCCACGGTTCAAAATAAATTACATTGGGCAATTCACCATCATACAGCAGCGGAACTTATAAAGCTAAGAGCCAATTCTCAAAATACGAATATGGGATTAACTTCTTGGAAAAATGAGAAAAAGGGCGGAAAGATTTTAAAAACTGATGTTTCGGTTGCCAAAAATTACCTAAATGAAGCAGAACTTATCGAGTTGAATCGAGTAGTAACAATGTATCTTGATTTCGCAGAAAATATGGCGCGCCGACAAAAAGAAATGAAAATGACCAGTTGGATCAGTCGTTTAGATGCCTTCCTATCTTTTAATGAATATGATATATTAAAAGATGCCGGAAAAATAACTGCGATTGTAGCAAAGAAAGTGGCAGAAAGCGAATATGAAAAATTTAAAACCATACAAGATAAAATCTATCAATCAGATTTTGATAAAATGGTTGAAGAACGTAAAAAAAGATTGAAGGATGGATAA
- a CDS encoding restriction endonuclease subunit S — translation MDNEIQLSTLIDEISMGPFGSDIKIDNFIDIGVPVLNGSNLTGYRLSENSFKYVSEEKANTFRKAIAKRGDIVITHRGTLGQISFIPENSKYERYVISQSQFRVRFNDKKIHTAFIVYLFHSEYGQKKLLSFKSHVGVPALAQATTNFKRLEIVFPDFVTQQKIASVLSSLDDKIELNNKLNDNLSYKITLLLLVRSSALVEANLVSY, via the coding sequence ATGGATAATGAGATACAACTTTCTACATTGATCGATGAAATTTCGATGGGACCATTTGGGTCGGATATTAAAATTGATAATTTCATTGATATTGGAGTGCCTGTTTTAAATGGATCAAATTTAACGGGATATAGACTATCAGAAAATTCTTTCAAATATGTAAGTGAGGAAAAAGCAAATACATTTAGAAAAGCAATTGCAAAAAGAGGTGATATTGTGATAACACATCGAGGTACACTTGGGCAAATTTCTTTTATTCCAGAAAACTCTAAATATGAAAGATATGTTATTTCACAAAGCCAATTTCGAGTTAGATTTAACGATAAAAAGATTCACACTGCTTTTATTGTCTATTTATTTCATTCAGAATATGGTCAGAAAAAACTATTGTCATTCAAAAGTCATGTTGGAGTCCCTGCGTTAGCTCAAGCGACGACTAACTTTAAGCGACTAGAAATAGTTTTTCCAGATTTTGTAACCCAACAAAAAATAGCTTCTGTTCTGTCAAGTTTAGATGATAAAATTGAGCTCAATAATAAGCTAAATGATAATTTATCTTACAAAATCACTCTACTTTTACTTGTCCGTTCATCAGCATTGGTAGAAGCCAATCTCGTAAGTTATTAA
- a CDS encoding restriction endonuclease subunit S, whose product MTKEYILKDLLKIKNGKDHKTIPNGNIPIFGSGGIMRFGNQFIYDKPSILLPRKGTLPNIQFSKIPFWTVDTIYYTQINALIAEPYFLYNYLKILNLENLNTGTAVPSMTFESYYNLKIQLPNLDVQKKIANILGDIDNKIDLNNQLNDNLERMAKTLYDYWFVQFDFPDENGKPYKSSGGEMVFNDVLKRKVPIGWEVKRLYQIANITMGQSPSGTSYNVDEKGMIFFQGSTDFGWRFPTNRIYTTEPTRFSFKDDILLSVRAPIGTMNISSCDCCIGRGLAALNSKEGYNSYLIYQMNYFKKKFDYLNSVGTTFGSLTKDDLYNLQLIYPSNNILLKFDKIVSNFDKKIKINSTQNQQLNNLRDWLLPMLMNGQVKVE is encoded by the coding sequence ATGACGAAAGAATACATACTAAAAGATCTACTTAAAATAAAAAACGGTAAAGACCATAAAACTATCCCAAATGGAAATATTCCGATTTTTGGGAGTGGTGGAATTATGCGATTCGGAAACCAATTTATTTATGACAAACCAAGTATTCTACTGCCAAGAAAAGGAACTTTACCTAATATACAATTTTCAAAAATTCCTTTTTGGACAGTTGACACCATTTATTATACTCAAATAAATGCATTGATTGCAGAACCTTATTTTCTGTATAACTACCTGAAAATATTAAATTTAGAAAACTTAAACACTGGAACAGCAGTTCCAAGTATGACTTTTGAAAGTTATTACAATTTAAAAATCCAATTGCCTAATCTTGATGTTCAAAAGAAAATTGCCAATATCTTGGGAGACATTGACAATAAAATTGATTTGAACAACCAGCTAAATGATAATTTAGAGCGTATGGCGAAAACGCTTTACGACTATTGGTTTGTACAGTTTGATTTCCCAGATGAAAATGGAAAACCTTATAAATCAAGCGGTGGTGAAATGGTTTTTAATGATGTTTTGAAAAGGAAGGTTCCGATTGGTTGGGAAGTAAAAAGGTTATATCAAATTGCGAATATAACAATGGGGCAATCTCCGTCTGGAACATCTTACAATGTAGACGAAAAGGGTATGATCTTTTTTCAAGGTTCTACAGATTTTGGGTGGAGATTCCCGACAAACAGAATTTATACAACAGAACCAACTAGATTTTCATTTAAAGATGATATTTTGCTAAGTGTAAGAGCGCCGATTGGCACGATGAATATTTCTTCGTGTGATTGTTGTATTGGCCGAGGTTTAGCAGCATTAAATAGTAAAGAAGGTTACAATTCCTATTTAATATATCAAATGAATTATTTCAAAAAGAAATTCGATTATCTAAATTCCGTAGGAACAACTTTTGGATCATTAACTAAAGATGATTTGTATAATTTGCAATTAATTTACCCATCAAATAATATCTTATTAAAATTTGATAAAATCGTATCAAATTTTGATAAAAAAATTAAAATAAATTCAACACAAAACCAGCAACTTAATAACTTACGAGATTGGCTTCTACCAATGCTGATGAACGGACAAGTAAAAGTAGAGTGA
- the xerA gene encoding site-specific tyrosine recombinase/integron integrase, with protein MKELVKQEIMNAMNTVLNFQQIMMLEKVIHQSFHNVEITIPNKENQNFTDNNKSILSLFISSKKVEGCSEKSLKYYLSTIDTLLQKLKKNITEISTNDLRFYLSDYQEIKKSSKVTIDNIRRIFSSFFSWLEDEDYILKSPVRRIHKIKTPRIIKEVLSDEEIEVLRDNCKEIRDLTLIEILISTGIRVGELVKINRNDINFHERSCIVTGKGDKEREVYFDARSKIHLKQYLKARTDNNEALFVSLSKPHQRLSIGGVENVLRKLGLKTNINKVHPHKFRRTLATMAIDKGMPIEQVQKLLGHVKIDTTMHYAMVNQANVKIAHRKFIS; from the coding sequence ATGAAGGAATTAGTGAAACAAGAAATTATGAATGCAATGAATACCGTTTTGAATTTTCAACAGATCATGATGCTGGAAAAGGTGATTCATCAAAGTTTTCACAATGTAGAAATTACTATACCAAATAAAGAAAATCAAAACTTTACAGACAATAACAAATCTATTCTCAGTCTATTTATTTCTTCTAAAAAAGTAGAAGGATGCTCCGAAAAATCATTAAAATATTATTTATCAACAATTGATACTTTACTTCAAAAACTCAAAAAAAACATTACCGAAATTTCCACCAATGATTTAAGATTTTACCTTTCCGATTATCAGGAAATAAAAAAATCAAGTAAAGTAACGATAGATAACATCAGAAGAATATTTTCTAGCTTTTTTTCTTGGCTTGAAGATGAAGATTACATCCTGAAAAGTCCTGTGAGAAGAATTCACAAAATAAAAACGCCTAGAATTATTAAAGAAGTTCTAAGTGATGAGGAAATAGAAGTTTTGCGAGACAATTGCAAAGAAATCAGAGATTTAACTTTAATTGAAATACTCATTTCAACAGGAATAAGAGTTGGGGAATTGGTGAAAATTAATCGAAATGATATTAATTTTCACGAACGCTCTTGTATTGTGACCGGAAAAGGAGATAAGGAACGGGAAGTTTATTTTGATGCAAGAAGTAAAATTCATTTAAAACAATACCTAAAAGCACGGACTGATAACAACGAAGCTCTTTTTGTCTCGCTGTCAAAACCACATCAACGCCTTTCTATTGGTGGCGTAGAAAATGTATTGCGGAAATTGGGGCTTAAAACCAATATTAATAAAGTACATCCTCATAAATTCAGAAGAACTTTAGCCACAATGGCAATTGACAAAGGGATGCCCATTGAGCAGGTTCAAAAATTATTGGGACACGTAAAAATTGATACCACAATGCATTACGCAATGGTGAATCAAGCAAATGTAAAAATTGCGCATCGAAAATTTATAAGTTAA
- a CDS encoding restriction endonuclease subunit S: MAKTLYDYWFAQFDFPNENANPYKSSGGEMVYNEVLKRMIPIGWDVKSLHQIATTGSGGTPKSTIKEYYENGIIPWVNSGELNNPFIISTENFITDFGMKNSSAKLFPSNTILMAMYGATAGKTSVISFEASTNQAICAIMPKSNNLFHYTKFVLDDMYQYLINLSTGSARDNLSQDKIKNLDIVIPKEEILISFSSQILFYYRKIENNLKENQQLSNLRDWLLPMLMNGQVKVE, from the coding sequence ATGGCGAAAACGCTTTACGACTATTGGTTTGCACAGTTTGATTTCCCAAATGAAAATGCAAATCCCTATAAATCAAGTGGTGGAGAAATGGTTTATAATGAAGTTTTGAAGAGAATGATTCCGATTGGTTGGGACGTGAAAAGCTTACATCAAATTGCTACTACCGGATCTGGAGGTACCCCAAAATCTACGATAAAAGAATATTATGAAAATGGAATTATACCTTGGGTAAATAGCGGTGAGTTAAACAATCCTTTTATTATTTCAACTGAAAATTTCATTACTGATTTCGGAATGAAAAACTCTAGTGCTAAACTTTTTCCATCAAATACTATTTTAATGGCAATGTATGGCGCTACTGCAGGTAAAACAAGTGTTATTTCGTTTGAAGCTTCAACAAATCAAGCTATATGTGCAATTATGCCTAAATCTAATAATTTGTTTCATTACACCAAATTCGTTCTTGATGATATGTATCAATACTTAATAAATTTGAGCACTGGTTCCGCAAGAGATAATCTTTCACAAGACAAAATAAAAAACTTAGATATAGTAATTCCAAAAGAGGAAATTCTTATATCTTTTTCTTCTCAAATTTTATTTTATTATAGAAAAATAGAAAATAACCTCAAAGAAAATCAACAACTTAGCAATTTACGTGACTGGCTTTTACCAATGCTGATGAACGGACAAGTAAAAGTAGAGTGA